The Spirosoma foliorum genome has a window encoding:
- a CDS encoding phosphorylase family protein, with protein MTTTTPHLTPGLLFNNKQLPSRWAAAQAAFICFTPFPAGFEPYVVEVSSERYFLHSPCSEVRFCAYEGISFLVISEVYGFEVGSTTVEELVYYGISTIIGVGYVGAFNGAPMGQRFIASAAMSDLPLGQHYGVGAFELTHPETSLYQTLSTLTAVEELDWPHYTVWCSNSLYREYPATILAMKAHGCSVVNMDTISIYGVAPLCAKESGLNVRYVYVGTVTDAVSKEGTSGESDLMETITSYARQPHDDLVTYLVETLLPEL; from the coding sequence ATGACCACGACAACCCCGCATCTTACCCCCGGATTACTGTTTAACAACAAGCAATTACCTTCTCGCTGGGCAGCAGCACAGGCCGCCTTTATTTGCTTCACACCTTTCCCTGCCGGATTTGAGCCTTATGTAGTCGAAGTCTCCTCGGAGCGTTATTTCCTGCATTCACCCTGTAGCGAAGTTCGTTTTTGTGCCTATGAGGGTATTTCCTTTCTTGTTATTAGCGAGGTTTACGGTTTTGAAGTAGGCTCGACTACCGTGGAGGAACTAGTGTATTATGGCATTAGCACCATTATTGGCGTCGGGTACGTAGGCGCCTTCAATGGAGCACCCATGGGGCAGCGATTTATTGCGTCTGCCGCCATGTCCGATTTACCCCTCGGTCAGCACTATGGCGTTGGTGCTTTCGAATTGACTCACCCTGAAACCAGTTTATACCAGACCTTAAGTACGCTGACAGCCGTCGAAGAATTAGATTGGCCTCATTATACGGTCTGGTGTTCCAACAGTTTGTACCGTGAGTATCCAGCAACCATTCTGGCTATGAAAGCCCACGGATGCAGCGTGGTTAATATGGATACAATATCGATCTATGGCGTAGCGCCCCTGTGTGCCAAAGAGTCGGGGTTGAACGTTCGGTATGTGTATGTGGGAACGGTTACGGATGCCGTGAGCAAAGAAGGCACGAGTGGAGAAAGTGACCTCATGGAAACCATCACCAGCTATGCCCGGCAGCCACACGACGACCTAGTCACCTATCTGGTAGAAACGCTTTTGCCCGAACTATAG
- a CDS encoding MFS transporter, protein MSVSPAQTTTSSSPNKWIILGTIMFGTFMSTLDSSIVNIALPTIRRELGAGDNVEWIVLCYLLTTTSTLLIMGKLSDWVGRRQLYITGFCVFVLGSLLCGLAWNLWSLVGFRVLQGLGASMIYAIGPAIIGDAFAPQERGQALGLMGSVVAAGSSAGPVIGGLLLGKFGWSSIFFVNVPIGLIAIWRAWTILPESPKVTNQRFDLVGAGLFLIGVTTLLTGLDFGPEPDYGWNDSLVIGLLSVGGVLLLAFLFWEMRVSEPMLRLSLFQIRPYTSAILAAFCGFVASGGNLFVIPFFLQQLLGLNPERAGLVLLAGPLTLSIIAPLGGYLSSRISTRWLSSIGLLITACGYFAFSFLNTSWDWKEVIWRSSLVSLGFGLFQSPNSSSALNAAPLSQRGIASSMIAFMRNLGFVVGIALAAAVWYSTRNRYGIAHQVTPETPAAQLLGMHYAYLVMAGLVLTGAIISLTRGKATQTSPPVAVVPEG, encoded by the coding sequence GTGTCCGTATCCCCCGCCCAAACGACTACTTCGTCGTCGCCCAATAAATGGATTATTCTAGGTACGATTATGTTCGGCACCTTCATGTCGACGCTCGATAGTAGTATTGTCAACATTGCCTTGCCGACCATTCGGCGTGAGTTAGGAGCGGGCGATAATGTGGAATGGATCGTACTCTGTTATCTGCTCACAACGACGAGTACACTGCTGATTATGGGCAAATTATCCGACTGGGTAGGCCGCCGACAATTGTATATCACGGGCTTCTGCGTATTTGTGCTGGGTTCCTTACTTTGTGGCCTGGCCTGGAATCTCTGGTCGCTGGTTGGGTTCAGAGTATTACAGGGGTTGGGAGCTTCCATGATTTACGCCATTGGTCCGGCCATTATTGGCGATGCCTTTGCTCCGCAGGAACGGGGGCAGGCGCTTGGTTTAATGGGCTCGGTAGTGGCTGCAGGCTCCAGCGCCGGACCTGTTATTGGTGGTCTGTTGCTGGGTAAATTCGGCTGGTCCAGTATTTTCTTTGTGAATGTGCCCATCGGTTTAATCGCTATCTGGCGAGCCTGGACCATTTTGCCCGAAAGCCCCAAAGTAACCAACCAACGGTTTGATCTGGTAGGAGCGGGCCTATTCTTGATTGGCGTAACTACCTTATTGACCGGACTGGATTTCGGTCCGGAGCCTGATTACGGCTGGAATGATAGTCTGGTCATCGGATTGCTTTCCGTTGGCGGTGTGCTATTGCTGGCGTTTCTCTTCTGGGAAATGCGGGTTAGTGAGCCGATGCTCCGATTGAGTCTGTTTCAGATTCGCCCCTATACGTCCGCAATTCTGGCCGCTTTTTGCGGATTTGTTGCCTCGGGCGGAAACCTGTTTGTCATCCCCTTTTTTTTGCAGCAATTACTGGGCTTAAATCCCGAACGAGCGGGGCTGGTGTTGTTAGCTGGGCCGTTAACCCTGAGTATCATAGCGCCTTTGGGTGGGTACTTGTCCAGTCGGATTAGCACACGCTGGTTGTCCAGCATCGGGTTGCTAATTACGGCTTGTGGTTATTTTGCTTTTTCGTTTTTGAATACTAGTTGGGACTGGAAGGAGGTGATCTGGCGAAGTTCGCTGGTTAGCCTGGGTTTTGGTCTGTTTCAGTCGCCTAATAGTAGCAGTGCCCTGAATGCGGCCCCACTTTCGCAGCGGGGTATTGCCAGTAGCATGATTGCGTTTATGCGTAATCTGGGTTTTGTCGTTGGTATTGCGCTGGCTGCTGCCGTTTGGTACAGTACCCGAAATCGTTACGGAATTGCGCATCAGGTAACACCTGAAACGCCTGCTGCGCAACTACTTGGCATGCATTACGCCTATTTGGTAATGGCGGGTCTGGTATTAACAGGCGCAATTATTTCCCTGACCCGTGGGAAAGCCACACAGACATCCCCGCCAGTAGCCGTTGTTCCTGAAGGGTAA
- a CDS encoding YrdB family protein — MQWLKGLNQTVYFLLELSMLGSFGYAGFHSSQNPYGKYLLAIGLPVVAATLWGIFAAPRSAHRLEPVYRSLFALTLFGISFFLLYRTGQPRLAIILGIIALLSVVTALVIKQ, encoded by the coding sequence ATGCAATGGCTAAAAGGACTTAATCAGACCGTTTATTTTCTACTGGAACTAAGCATGTTAGGCTCTTTTGGCTATGCTGGTTTCCATAGCAGTCAGAATCCATATGGCAAGTATTTGCTGGCCATTGGTCTTCCAGTGGTGGCCGCAACCCTGTGGGGAATCTTTGCCGCTCCACGATCTGCTCATCGTTTGGAGCCAGTCTATCGTTCGCTATTTGCCCTGACTCTTTTTGGAATTTCCTTTTTTCTCCTTTACCGAACCGGTCAGCCTCGTTTGGCGATTATTCTAGGAATTATTGCTTTACTAAGTGTAGTAACAGCGCTGGTTATCAAGCAGTAA
- a CDS encoding acetamidase/formamidase family protein, which yields MYTSRRTFLRKTTRNGLAIFATSGLTTTPFTPTSDEVNQPETLSTQAAAIKPDHVVRSLPENMVWGYYGADVPPVAKVKDGDIVEIQTVNPSGVSRTNPEEFYTKNNLPLDQHAQEVIAILKNVKPEPSGIRGHMLTGPIYIEGAQPSDSLEIRILDLTFPAPFGVNSVWPGGGGIPDEVKTRETFVYRYDMKRKTASLKEGIEIPLKPFMGVMALSPPADMGHQSSIPPNFYGGNLDIKHLTKGSTLYLPVSVPGGLFTTGDGHGAQGNGEVSGVAIETAINLTVKFIVHKGKTLKVPRAETPTHFIAVGLDKDLNKAMKNALSEACAFIKDELGFTFNEALSIASTAVDFEVSQVVDQTLGVHAMIPKAIFTKKKFAYWA from the coding sequence ATGTACACTTCCAGACGAACTTTTTTACGCAAAACAACCCGAAACGGGCTGGCTATTTTCGCAACCAGCGGATTAACCACTACGCCCTTTACGCCAACCTCAGATGAGGTTAATCAGCCAGAAACGCTATCCACTCAGGCAGCAGCCATCAAGCCCGATCATGTGGTACGGTCGTTACCCGAAAATATGGTTTGGGGCTATTATGGGGCCGATGTCCCGCCCGTAGCTAAAGTAAAAGACGGCGACATTGTTGAAATTCAAACTGTTAATCCATCGGGTGTGAGCCGAACCAATCCCGAAGAGTTTTATACTAAGAATAACCTTCCGCTCGATCAACATGCGCAGGAAGTCATTGCAATCCTGAAAAATGTAAAACCTGAGCCATCTGGTATTCGCGGACACATGTTGACGGGTCCGATTTACATTGAGGGAGCCCAACCCAGCGACAGCCTTGAAATCCGCATTCTCGATCTGACGTTTCCGGCTCCTTTTGGCGTCAACAGTGTCTGGCCGGGTGGCGGGGGCATTCCCGACGAGGTAAAAACTCGCGAAACGTTCGTGTATCGATACGATATGAAACGCAAAACGGCATCGCTCAAAGAAGGTATCGAGATTCCGTTGAAGCCATTTATGGGTGTCATGGCGCTGTCGCCACCCGCCGATATGGGCCACCAGAGTTCAATTCCACCAAATTTTTACGGTGGCAATCTGGATATTAAGCACTTAACAAAAGGCTCAACCCTATACTTGCCAGTTTCGGTACCCGGTGGGCTCTTTACAACGGGGGATGGTCATGGGGCGCAGGGTAATGGCGAAGTAAGTGGTGTCGCTATTGAAACGGCCATTAACCTCACCGTCAAATTTATTGTCCACAAAGGAAAAACACTAAAGGTGCCTCGTGCCGAAACGCCTACCCATTTTATTGCTGTTGGCCTGGACAAAGACCTTAACAAGGCGATGAAAAATGCCCTTTCCGAAGCCTGCGCCTTCATTAAAGATGAACTAGGTTTTACCTTCAACGAGGCTTTGTCAATTGCCAGTACAGCTGTCGATTTTGAGGTTAGTCAGGTGGTTGACCAGACGCTGGGCGTTCATGCCATGATTCCTAAAGCGATCTTTACGAAGAAGAAATTTGCATATTGGGCGTAG
- a CDS encoding metallophosphoesterase family protein, translated as MKRRTFLTTGLAASLLPDHQAIPQGNTQAKRAIRIAHITDIHIGPGNRSAQGFAKALQFINSLSDKPELILNGGDCILNALETDKADVKAQWQLWHSVLRQENNIPVMSAIGNHDVFGWFMPNDTLKNDPLYGKKWALDELGMSERYYSFDRQGWHFIVLDSIYQTPNPADPELGLAGRLDDQQMRWLANDLANTTRPTCILSHIPILSACYQFFRFETRAGNQIPASLLTHTDSLELKNLFKQHSQIKLCISGHLHMQEELTYLSIKYLCNGSIAGRRWIGPFQEFEPIVTIIDLYEDGRTQHYWYDYTKAPR; from the coding sequence ATGAAACGACGTACGTTTTTAACTACTGGACTTGCCGCTTCTTTACTTCCTGACCATCAAGCAATTCCACAAGGGAATACGCAGGCAAAACGCGCTATTCGGATTGCTCATATCACAGACATACATATCGGTCCAGGAAATCGATCAGCTCAGGGCTTTGCCAAAGCCCTGCAATTTATCAATTCACTATCCGACAAACCCGAACTTATTCTGAACGGTGGCGACTGCATCCTCAATGCGTTAGAAACAGATAAGGCCGATGTGAAAGCCCAATGGCAATTGTGGCACTCAGTTCTTCGTCAGGAGAATAATATACCCGTCATGAGTGCAATTGGCAATCACGATGTATTTGGGTGGTTTATGCCCAACGACACGTTAAAAAACGATCCTCTTTACGGCAAAAAATGGGCGCTTGACGAATTAGGCATGTCAGAGCGTTATTATAGTTTTGACCGTCAGGGCTGGCATTTCATCGTTTTAGACAGCATTTACCAGACCCCAAATCCGGCCGATCCAGAACTTGGCCTGGCCGGACGTTTAGATGATCAACAAATGAGGTGGTTAGCCAATGATTTAGCCAATACGACTCGCCCAACCTGCATTTTGTCGCACATTCCCATTCTGTCGGCTTGTTATCAATTCTTCCGGTTCGAAACAAGAGCCGGTAATCAGATACCCGCCAGCCTGCTCACCCACACCGATTCGCTTGAGTTAAAAAACTTATTTAAGCAACATTCTCAAATTAAGCTCTGCATTAGTGGCCACCTTCACATGCAGGAAGAATTAACGTATCTTAGCATAAAGTACCTCTGTAACGGATCAATAGCTGGTCGGCGATGGATAGGGCCATTTCAGGAATTTGAGCCGATAGTGACCATAATCGACCTTTACGAAGATGGGCGAACACAACACTATTGGTACGACTATACAAAGGCTCCTCGTTAA
- a CDS encoding Dabb family protein — translation MNEQSRRSFVKNSVAAGLGAGLPVIESAPKEMFVHHVFFYLKNAGNEADKAKLLEGLNKLAKCPTIKMVHIGTPAGTTRDVIERKYTYSWLCFFDSPADEEAYQKHPIHDDFRNNYAHLWEKVVIYDSVGPKR, via the coding sequence ATGAACGAGCAATCACGGAGAAGTTTTGTTAAAAATAGCGTTGCAGCCGGGCTGGGTGCCGGGTTGCCAGTCATTGAATCAGCCCCTAAAGAAATGTTTGTTCACCACGTTTTCTTCTACCTGAAAAATGCGGGTAACGAAGCCGATAAAGCCAAACTGCTGGAAGGCTTAAACAAACTGGCCAAATGCCCTACCATCAAAATGGTACACATTGGCACACCCGCAGGCACCACCCGCGATGTCATCGAGCGCAAGTACACCTATTCCTGGTTGTGCTTTTTCGACAGCCCTGCCGATGAAGAAGCGTACCAAAAACACCCCATTCACGACGACTTCCGCAACAATTATGCGCACCTGTGGGAGAAAGTAGTCATTTACGACTCCGTCGGGCCAAAACGATAG
- a CDS encoding adenosine deaminase produces the protein MTTRILVTFLLFLKINFSFSQSAATYFERIRNDEASLTAFFTQMPKGGDLHHHYNGSIYAESYIDYAISKDYFINKKTIKISEQKPSGDDWARLSELKAEGTLPEYKQKLFQKWSIKDYNHIDYPSDKLFFETFSYFGPVSRAEVDKGLLEIKNRAKKENVSYIETLFAYAPCTINLSDLASSTTALRNYQTTKDTVSCLRLLDSLYTQLQTKGIRECATNVINQPLTKLHNELKIDDSQFTMRYQSYVVRTVEPLDAFKSMVVAFESAAASPLVVGVNIAAPEDNEVALKDYWLHMVMFNYCHSKYPTVKYTLHAGELTLGLVKPEELTWHINAAVYLAGANRIGHGVDIAHEANCYDLLRYMSKQKVAVEINLFSNEFILKVKDDKHPISLYKEFNVPMVICSDDAGVLRTNLTDQFVLLAKRYKHISYENIKKFVFNSIEYSFIKEEAIKKALHADLTQRFTKFEKAILSIQR, from the coding sequence ATGACCACACGAATACTCGTCACTTTCTTATTGTTTCTCAAGATCAACTTTTCCTTTTCTCAATCGGCAGCTACTTATTTTGAGCGAATCAGAAATGATGAAGCTTCCTTAACGGCTTTTTTTACACAAATGCCCAAAGGTGGCGATTTACATCACCATTATAATGGCTCTATTTATGCTGAGTCGTATATTGATTATGCGATTTCTAAAGATTATTTTATCAATAAGAAAACAATAAAAATTTCCGAACAAAAACCATCGGGAGACGACTGGGCTCGACTATCAGAATTAAAAGCGGAGGGTACATTACCCGAATACAAACAGAAGTTATTTCAGAAATGGTCTATCAAAGATTATAATCATATTGACTATCCATCAGACAAATTATTTTTTGAGACGTTCTCTTATTTTGGTCCTGTTAGTCGAGCCGAAGTAGATAAAGGATTATTAGAAATTAAAAACCGTGCGAAAAAAGAAAATGTCAGTTATATAGAAACGCTTTTTGCCTATGCTCCCTGTACAATAAATTTGAGCGATCTGGCAAGTTCAACAACGGCACTCAGAAACTACCAGACTACAAAAGATACCGTTTCCTGTTTACGATTACTGGATTCACTGTATACGCAGCTACAAACGAAAGGCATACGCGAATGCGCAACTAACGTTATTAACCAACCACTTACAAAATTACATAACGAGCTAAAAATCGACGACTCCCAGTTTACGATGCGGTATCAGAGCTATGTTGTCCGTACCGTTGAGCCTCTTGACGCCTTTAAGAGTATGGTCGTCGCCTTTGAATCGGCAGCCGCCAGCCCTCTAGTCGTAGGCGTTAATATTGCCGCACCCGAAGACAACGAAGTAGCCTTAAAAGATTATTGGCTGCATATGGTTATGTTCAACTACTGCCATTCCAAATACCCAACCGTAAAATACACCCTGCACGCAGGTGAGTTGACACTGGGCTTGGTAAAACCCGAAGAATTAACCTGGCATATTAATGCTGCCGTTTATTTAGCTGGTGCCAATCGAATCGGGCATGGCGTCGACATTGCCCATGAAGCCAATTGTTATGATCTTTTACGGTATATGAGTAAGCAGAAAGTAGCTGTAGAAATAAATCTGTTTAGTAACGAATTTATTCTGAAAGTAAAAGACGATAAACACCCTATTAGTTTATATAAAGAGTTTAACGTCCCTATGGTTATTTGTTCCGATGATGCCGGTGTATTGCGTACTAATTTGACCGATCAATTTGTCCTATTGGCAAAACGGTATAAACACATTTCGTACGAAAACATTAAGAAATTCGTCTTCAATAGTATCGAGTACAGTTTCATTAAAGAAGAAGCCATAAAAAAAGCACTTCACGCAGATTTGACACAACGATTTACCAAATTCGAAAAGGCAATTTTGAGCATTCAGCGATAA